A genomic segment from Actinoplanes sichuanensis encodes:
- a CDS encoding RNA polymerase sigma factor — MGDLTALLRECTPQVLAAVVRRYGDFEACEDAVQEALIAAVQQWPVSGVPEQPRSWLITVAARRRVETLRNETARRRREETVRHDPAPEVRGDDELALLLLCCHPALSVPAQVTLTLRAVGGLTTAEIARALLLPEATVGQRISRAKQRIRESGVGFERSAPEERLTAVRHVLYLIFNEGHTASSGDALNRVELTREAIRLTRQLHRRLPDDGETAGLLALMLLTDARRPARTGPDGALIPLAEQDRGRWDAGMIAEGVALITRTLASAPIGPVQVQAAIAAIHDEAARPEDTDWPQILILYGMLHALAPSPVVTLNRIVASAMVHGPEPGLAALDRVTEVPMRHRVAAVRAHLLEMAGDHSGAREQYRLAARLTLSRPEQRYLESRAVRLH, encoded by the coding sequence ATGGGAGATCTGACCGCCCTGCTGCGGGAGTGCACGCCGCAGGTCCTGGCGGCCGTGGTGCGCCGGTACGGTGATTTCGAGGCGTGTGAGGACGCGGTGCAGGAGGCGCTGATCGCGGCCGTCCAGCAGTGGCCGGTGTCCGGCGTTCCGGAGCAGCCACGGAGTTGGCTGATCACCGTGGCCGCACGCCGCCGGGTCGAGACGCTGCGCAACGAGACCGCCCGCCGACGGCGGGAGGAGACGGTGCGGCACGACCCGGCACCGGAGGTCCGCGGCGACGACGAACTGGCGCTGCTGCTGCTCTGCTGCCATCCGGCGTTGAGTGTCCCGGCGCAGGTCACCCTCACGCTGCGGGCGGTCGGCGGGCTGACCACGGCGGAGATCGCCCGGGCTCTGCTGCTGCCGGAGGCGACCGTGGGCCAGCGGATCAGCCGGGCCAAGCAGCGGATCCGGGAGTCCGGCGTCGGGTTCGAGAGGTCCGCACCCGAGGAACGGCTCACCGCGGTCCGGCACGTGCTCTATCTGATCTTCAATGAGGGGCACACGGCCAGCTCCGGCGACGCCCTGAACCGGGTCGAGCTGACCCGGGAGGCGATCCGCCTGACCCGGCAGCTGCACCGGCGGCTGCCGGACGACGGGGAGACCGCCGGGCTGCTGGCGTTGATGCTGCTCACCGACGCCCGGCGGCCGGCCCGGACCGGACCGGACGGCGCCCTGATCCCGCTCGCCGAACAGGATCGCGGCCGCTGGGACGCGGGCATGATCGCCGAGGGCGTCGCGCTGATCACCCGCACGCTGGCGTCGGCGCCGATCGGCCCCGTGCAGGTCCAGGCCGCGATCGCGGCGATCCACGACGAGGCGGCGCGGCCCGAGGACACCGATTGGCCACAGATCCTCATTCTGTACGGAATGCTGCACGCCCTCGCCCCGAGCCCGGTGGTGACGCTGAACCGGATCGTGGCGAGCGCCATGGTCCACGGTCCGGAGCCGGGGCTGGCCGCCCTGGACCGGGTGACCGAGGTTCCGATGCGCCACCGGGTTGCGGCCGTGCGGGCGCACCTGCTGGAGATGGCCGGCGACCACTCCGGGGCGCGCGAGCAGTACCGCCTGGCGGCCCGGTTGACGCTGAGCCGCCCGGAGCAGCGCTACCTGGAGTCCCGGGCGGTCCGGCTGCACTGA
- a CDS encoding YciI family protein, translating into MKYLILIQSNPQSLAVWETLTDQQRTDFGLGHLRLTEEMRDAGVLVVSEGLGDPALAVQVSVRDGRTITSDGPYAEVKEHLAGFYLIDVADLDEAVAWAAKAPDAAYTRVEVRPILDMSTWEI; encoded by the coding sequence GTGAAATACCTGATCCTGATCCAGTCGAACCCGCAGTCGCTGGCCGTCTGGGAGACGCTCACCGATCAGCAGCGGACCGATTTCGGGCTCGGTCATCTGCGGCTGACCGAGGAGATGCGCGACGCCGGCGTCCTGGTGGTGAGCGAAGGGCTCGGCGATCCGGCGCTGGCCGTCCAGGTGTCCGTGCGTGACGGCCGGACGATCACCTCCGACGGGCCGTATGCCGAGGTCAAGGAGCACCTGGCCGGTTTCTATCTGATCGACGTCGCGGACCTGGACGAGGCGGTGGCCTGGGCCGCGAAGGCCCCCGACGCCGCGTACACCCGGGTCGAGGTGCGCCCGATCCTCGACATGAGCACATGGGAGATCTGA
- a CDS encoding histidine phosphatase family protein: protein MARLLLIRHGQASFGADDYDALSEIGHEQARTLGRSFADRGIRPTLIVRGDMRRHDETATGIVEGLKEPVETVVDAGWNEFDFHHVVTVHQPDFRAATTPRAFQEIFEAATARWCSGDHDTEYTESFPTFQERVTAALERLRGHRDVLVVSSGGPIAMAASLLTTGSAAAWAALNRVSVNTGVTKVIVGSRGLSLSTFNEHTHVEADPRLLTYR, encoded by the coding sequence GTGGCCCGTCTCCTGCTGATCCGGCACGGTCAGGCGTCGTTCGGTGCCGACGATTACGACGCACTCTCCGAGATCGGGCACGAGCAGGCCCGTACCCTCGGAAGGTCCTTCGCCGACCGTGGCATCCGGCCCACGCTGATCGTCCGCGGCGACATGCGCCGCCACGACGAGACGGCGACCGGGATCGTCGAGGGCCTGAAGGAGCCGGTCGAGACGGTCGTCGACGCGGGCTGGAACGAGTTCGACTTCCATCACGTCGTGACGGTCCACCAGCCCGACTTCCGCGCCGCGACGACGCCCCGGGCGTTCCAGGAGATCTTCGAGGCGGCCACCGCCCGCTGGTGCTCCGGCGATCACGACACCGAGTACACCGAGTCGTTCCCGACCTTCCAGGAGCGTGTCACAGCGGCGCTGGAACGACTGCGCGGCCACCGGGACGTCCTCGTGGTCAGCTCGGGCGGCCCGATCGCGATGGCCGCCAGCCTGCTCACCACCGGATCGGCCGCCGCCTGGGCGGCCCTCAACCGGGTCTCGGTGAACACCGGCGTCACGAAGGTGATCGTCGGGAGCCGGGGTCTGTCGCTGTCCACGTTCAACGAGCACACCCACGTCGAGGCCGACCCGCGACTGCTCACCTACCGCTGA
- a CDS encoding SDR family oxidoreductase, with amino-acid sequence MGKGVVLITGASAGLGEEMARQFAALGYDLALCARRVDRLEKLRDELPTRVLVKPLDVTDDEAVFTVFREFAAEFGRVDRVIVNAGLGKGAPLGTGRPDANRDTARVNFLGALAQAEAALEIFRAQRSGHLVIISSMSALRGMRRSMTTYAATKAGVAALAEGLRSERIPGVDVSVIYPGYIRSEMNEHVQQKTPFMVDTATGVRAMVAAIEKRKAKAYVPAWPWVPIGAAMRLLPLSVVRRMV; translated from the coding sequence GTGGGTAAGGGTGTCGTGCTGATCACCGGGGCCAGCGCGGGCCTCGGCGAGGAGATGGCCAGGCAGTTCGCGGCCCTGGGTTATGACCTGGCCCTGTGCGCCCGCCGGGTCGACCGGCTGGAGAAGCTGCGCGACGAACTGCCGACCAGGGTGCTCGTGAAACCGCTCGATGTCACCGACGACGAGGCGGTCTTCACCGTCTTCCGGGAATTCGCCGCCGAGTTCGGCCGCGTCGACCGGGTGATCGTCAACGCCGGGCTCGGCAAGGGCGCACCCTTGGGCACCGGCCGCCCGGACGCGAACCGGGACACCGCCCGGGTCAACTTCCTCGGTGCGCTGGCCCAGGCCGAGGCGGCCCTGGAGATCTTCCGCGCGCAGCGGAGCGGTCACCTGGTGATCATCTCGTCGATGTCGGCGCTGCGGGGCATGCGTAGGTCGATGACCACCTACGCCGCTACCAAGGCCGGGGTGGCCGCGCTGGCCGAGGGGCTGCGCTCGGAGCGGATCCCCGGGGTCGACGTGTCGGTGATCTACCCCGGGTACATCAGGTCGGAGATGAACGAGCACGTGCAACAGAAGACCCCGTTCATGGTGGACACCGCCACGGGTGTCCGGGCGATGGTCGCGGCGATCGAGAAACGGAAGGCCAAGGCCTACGTCCCGGCGTGGCCGTGGGTGCCGATCGGCGCGGCGATGCGGCTGCTCCCCCTCTCCGTCGTGCGGCGGATGGTGTGA
- a CDS encoding SDR family NAD(P)-dependent oxidoreductase, which yields MKRVLITGGASGLGAALAARFTARGDRVLVTDVSDKAEHRLDITSEADWAAALERVRDELGGLDILVNNAGIAAGGRIDRLSAEHWQRVLTVNVLGAVTGCRTFTPLFKEQGSGHIVNVASAAGLMHPPSMSSYNASKAAVVALSESLRYELGPWGVAVSVVCPSFFRTNLAQSLAGDDPQMEEGAVRLINNARRGADEIAARVVHDVDAGKFLILPDSDGRTAYRAKRFARFLYDRKMFALGAKIRREERAEVPRG from the coding sequence ATGAAACGTGTCCTGATCACCGGTGGCGCCTCCGGCCTGGGCGCCGCACTGGCCGCCCGGTTCACCGCCCGCGGCGACCGGGTGCTGGTCACCGATGTCTCCGACAAGGCCGAGCACCGGCTGGACATCACCTCCGAGGCCGACTGGGCGGCCGCCCTGGAACGGGTCCGCGACGAGCTCGGTGGCCTGGACATCCTGGTCAACAACGCGGGCATCGCCGCCGGTGGTCGCATCGACCGGCTCAGCGCCGAGCACTGGCAGCGGGTCCTCACGGTGAACGTGCTCGGCGCGGTCACCGGGTGCCGCACGTTCACGCCGCTGTTCAAGGAGCAGGGCTCGGGCCACATCGTCAACGTGGCGTCGGCCGCCGGTCTCATGCATCCACCTTCCATGAGCAGCTACAACGCGAGTAAGGCCGCGGTGGTGGCGCTGTCGGAGTCGCTGCGGTACGAGCTCGGGCCGTGGGGTGTCGCGGTGTCGGTGGTGTGCCCGTCGTTCTTCCGCACCAACCTGGCGCAGTCGCTGGCCGGTGACGACCCGCAGATGGAGGAGGGCGCGGTCCGCCTGATCAACAACGCCCGGCGGGGTGCCGACGAGATCGCCGCCCGGGTGGTGCACGACGTGGACGCCGGTAAGTTCCTGATCCTGCCGGACTCGGACGGCCGCACGGCCTACCGGGCCAAGCGGTTCGCCCGGTTCCTCTACGACCGGAAGATGTTCGCCCTGGGCGCCAAGATCCGCCGCGAGGAACGGGCCGAGGTGCCGCGTGGGTAA
- a CDS encoding acyl-CoA dehydrogenase family protein, protein MDFSPSARAAELTGAVRDFIDAEIAPVERALHGARAGEPVSWQVPDEVRALQRQARERGLWNLFAELSNVDYAPIAEATGWSFLAPYVFNCNAPDTGNMEVLEKYGTPEQKDRWLTPLLDGTIRSGFAMTEPAVASSDATNMQLTAVLDGDEVVLDGRKWWTTGVGHPDCRVLIVMGLTDPDAHRHARHSMVLVPIDTPGVKVERMLDTMGFLDEPFGHGEVSFTGVRVPVANIIAGPGQAFAIAQGRLGPGRVHHAMRMIGLAERALHLACERGLARTAFGKPIMNLGGNRERVADARIAINSTRLLIQHAAWKLDTGGPMAALSEVSQIKVAAPNVAQQVIDFAIQIHGGAGLSSDFPLASAWTAARAVRIADGPDEVHRGLIARLELTNHGAAR, encoded by the coding sequence ATGGATTTCTCCCCCTCTGCGCGGGCCGCGGAACTGACCGGGGCGGTGCGGGACTTCATCGACGCCGAGATCGCGCCGGTCGAGCGCGCTCTCCATGGCGCGCGGGCCGGCGAACCGGTGTCCTGGCAGGTCCCGGACGAGGTGCGCGCGCTGCAGCGACAGGCCCGCGAGCGGGGGCTGTGGAACCTCTTCGCGGAGCTGAGCAACGTCGACTACGCGCCGATCGCCGAGGCCACCGGCTGGTCGTTCCTGGCGCCGTACGTCTTCAACTGCAACGCGCCCGACACCGGGAACATGGAGGTCCTGGAGAAATACGGCACGCCGGAGCAGAAGGACCGCTGGCTGACCCCGCTGCTGGACGGCACGATCCGTAGCGGCTTCGCCATGACCGAGCCCGCCGTCGCGTCCTCGGATGCCACGAACATGCAGCTCACCGCGGTGCTCGACGGTGACGAGGTGGTGCTCGACGGCCGCAAGTGGTGGACCACGGGCGTCGGTCACCCGGACTGCCGGGTGCTGATCGTGATGGGCCTGACCGATCCGGACGCGCACCGCCACGCCCGGCACTCGATGGTCCTGGTCCCGATCGACACACCCGGGGTGAAGGTCGAGCGGATGCTGGACACCATGGGCTTCCTCGACGAGCCGTTCGGACACGGCGAGGTGTCGTTCACCGGGGTCCGTGTCCCGGTCGCGAACATCATCGCCGGGCCGGGGCAGGCGTTCGCCATCGCGCAGGGCCGGCTCGGACCGGGCCGGGTGCACCACGCGATGCGGATGATCGGTCTCGCCGAGCGTGCCCTGCACCTGGCCTGCGAACGTGGCCTGGCCCGCACCGCCTTCGGCAAGCCGATCATGAACCTGGGCGGGAACCGGGAACGCGTCGCCGACGCCCGGATCGCGATCAACTCGACCCGGCTGCTGATCCAGCACGCGGCCTGGAAACTCGACACCGGCGGGCCGATGGCCGCACTGTCCGAGGTGAGTCAGATCAAGGTGGCCGCCCCGAACGTCGCCCAGCAGGTGATCGACTTCGCCATCCAGATCCACGGCGGCGCCGGCCTCTCCAGCGACTTCCCGCTCGCCTCGGCGTGGACGGCGGCACGCGCGGTGCGGATCGCCGACGGGCCGGACGAGGTGCACCGTGGTCTGATAGCCCGACTCGAACTCACCAACCATGGAGCAGCCCGATGA
- a CDS encoding phosphotransferase family protein: MAVGADRRGDAAAPPLRRAADGVTGPVRAEDAFDVDAVTAWLGLETTPEVRQFSGGASNLTYLLRTGERDLILRRPPTGRKAATAHDMSREYRIQSALAPVFPYVPRMVALCEDESVIGSPFYVMERVEGHIPRRELGVDLPPDRVRTLCTGVVDLLVDLHGIDPAAAGLDNLGKGTGYVARQVAGWSDRYRSARTRNVGSFAGVIRWLEANQPAEQRICLIHNDFRFDNVVFAPDDPTRPVALLDWEMATLGDPLMDLGSALAYWVQADDGWLFRMFRRQPTHTPGMLTRREVIEHYHARTGLRMTAFHEVFGLFRLAGIVQQIYYRYYHRQTRNPAFRNFWIASLMLERRCLRIIRAGKD; encoded by the coding sequence GTGGCCGTGGGTGCCGATCGGCGCGGCGATGCGGCTGCTCCCCCTCTCCGTCGTGCGGCGGATGGTGTGACCGGGCCGGTCCGCGCGGAGGACGCCTTCGACGTCGACGCGGTGACCGCCTGGCTCGGTCTGGAAACTACGCCCGAGGTACGACAGTTCTCCGGCGGTGCATCCAACCTCACCTATCTGCTGAGGACCGGCGAGAGGGACCTCATCCTGCGCCGTCCGCCGACCGGCCGGAAGGCGGCGACCGCCCACGACATGTCCCGTGAGTACCGGATCCAGTCCGCCCTGGCCCCGGTCTTCCCCTACGTGCCGAGGATGGTCGCGCTCTGCGAGGACGAGTCGGTGATCGGCTCGCCCTTCTACGTGATGGAACGCGTCGAGGGCCACATCCCCCGGCGGGAACTCGGCGTCGACCTGCCCCCGGACCGGGTCCGCACACTCTGCACCGGCGTCGTCGACCTGCTCGTCGACCTGCACGGCATCGACCCGGCCGCGGCCGGACTGGACAACCTGGGTAAGGGCACCGGCTATGTGGCACGGCAGGTGGCCGGCTGGTCCGATCGGTACCGCTCGGCCCGTACCCGAAATGTCGGCTCGTTTGCCGGGGTCATCCGCTGGTTGGAGGCGAACCAGCCCGCCGAGCAGCGGATCTGCCTGATCCACAACGACTTCCGGTTCGACAACGTGGTCTTCGCCCCGGACGACCCGACCCGGCCGGTGGCGCTGCTCGACTGGGAGATGGCCACGCTCGGCGACCCGCTGATGGATCTGGGCAGCGCGCTCGCCTACTGGGTGCAGGCCGACGACGGATGGCTGTTCCGGATGTTCCGGCGTCAGCCCACCCATACGCCCGGGATGCTGACCCGCCGCGAGGTGATCGAGCACTACCACGCGCGGACCGGGCTGCGGATGACCGCGTTCCACGAGGTGTTCGGGCTGTTCCGGCTGGCCGGTATCGTGCAGCAGATCTACTACCGCTACTACCACCGGCAGACCCGCAATCCGGCGTTCCGGAACTTCTGGATCGCCAGTCTGATGCTGGAACGCCGCTGCCTGCGCATCATCCGCGCCGGAAAGGACTGA